One Oryza brachyantha chromosome 3, ObraRS2, whole genome shotgun sequence DNA segment encodes these proteins:
- the LOC102705142 gene encoding NADH dehydrogenase [ubiquinone] 1 beta subcomplex subunit 7 produces MEAAAAAAAAGVQLGSSKPQIATQAEMAEARLPLSYRDQCAHLLIPLNKCRVAEYYLPWKCEPERHAYEKCQYELVMERMLQMQKIREAQEAKAKGGATIGVPLIPSAAKLS; encoded by the coding sequence atggaggcggcggcggcggcggcggcggccggcgtgcAGCTGGGCTCCTCGAAGCCGCAGATCGCGACCCAGGCGGAGATGGCGGAGGCGCGCCTGCCGCTGTCCTACCGCGACCAGTGCGCCCACCTCCTCATCCCTCTCAACAAGTGCCGCGTCGCCGAGTACTACCTCCCGTGGAAGTGCGAGCCCGAGCGCCACGCCTACGAGAAGTGCCAGTACGAGCTCGTCATGGAGCGGATGCTCCAGATGCAGAAGATCCGCGAGGCGCAGGAGGCCAAGGCCAAGGGCGGCGCCACCATCGGCGTCCCCCTCATCCCTTCCGCTGCCAAGCTCTCCTGA